tccttttaagGCATATTTACCCCACAactacaataaatatatatatatatatataaatttgttatttgtaaaagaaaaattaagctTTTATTTGTCTTGAATAATTTAAATAGGTGTCATTGGTAAGACTCATTCTAAATATATGAATATCCTATATTTTGTATATAGAACTAATGAATTTAGAgcttttaaattaacaaaataataaaataaaaaattaatcactattaaattataaatatttttttctgtttattaagtaccaataatttaatttttgtcttatcataaaataataactcatatttaaatattttttattagataaaaagtACTGCattccttttaaatttaaaatttataatgttttattttttatttttatttttaatagtaaattaattaaaaaaatacagcacttcttattttttcttaaatatatCAGCATTtcgtttaaaataaatttagactTGTTTTTATTATCCAAGGCGTTGTGGAAAAAATAATTGTTGGTAAGAGGGATTTGGATccttaaagtttgaattttactttagagagtaaagtgtaatCTTCTATTCTTGAataatttctctttcatatttattattggtcTCACCTATGAAattaatggtgagagatcatattttactctctaaagtaaaattcaaattttagaggatccaaattctGATAAGAGTTCTTCTAAAAATCTAGATAAACAATGACTATTTTGAATAACATAAATAAccatcaatcaaataaaaatacactacacTCTAATTTAAtgctattaattaaatttattattttaactctattaattcacattattcacacattgttcaaaaaaattattagttacctatactttttcgttataaaaatatcttagaAAAACTCTTAACATGGAAAATCTGACTTGCTATTTTACACGTTGGAATtcttattagtattatttaatattaataagaataatataatttctGAGTGGTAATTCCCATTTGCTCAAACATTCAATTTGGGTCAATTTGGCTTTTTTCCTGTGTAGGAAACAACCCACTATCCAAGTATCCATGGCTACAGTTTCAGCACCTTTGGTTTCTTCTCCCAaaccctcttcttcttcttcttcttcttcttcttaccaTGCTTCCATTTCCTTCTCAAAATTCACCACAAAAACAAACTCTTTCAGACCCAAAAGAACCATAACCAGAACCAGAAGCTTAACATGGTTGAATCCACAACAACCACGTGCTGCACTCGTGGAAgcaacaccaccaccaccaccaccgacGTCAGCTGCACCACCACCACGGCCACCACAACCATCAGTGAAGGTTCTTGCACTCCCTGCTGACCGTGCTGATGACCTTCAAGCCGAAGCAAGAGCCATGGCACGTGCTTCCAATGCCACTCTATACACCCCTGAACTCATTGCCTCCAGATACAAATCACGACCCTTCAAGGTTccaaagtttgaatctttttgGCAATATAAATTCTGGGTATGGCTTGATTTTGTGAATTGATTGGCAATTTAACCCCCTTTCTTGGTTGTTGGTGTAGGTGGTGGGAAGGACCTTTCAGATTCTGAGTGCTTTGGGTACTTTTGCGTTGAAGCTTTTCATTGACCAAAGGAATGGGACGCTTGATCAGAATAAGAGGATTCGTGCAATTGAGCTTAGGAACATATTCACTAGATTGGGACCTACTTTTGTGAAATTGGGTCAGGGATTGTCTACTAGACCTGATTTGTGTCCACCTGAGTATTTGGAAGAGCTCTCTGAACTTCAAGTATTGTATTACTATTCTCCTCTTTTGaaatttcattctttttttaaatatatatgtttcaATTGCAAATCTCTTTGAAACTATTCTGTTATGTAAAGAATGTGTCCTGCTATGCTGCAATAATATGAATGTGAGTACAAAAAGTTAGTCACAAATTTAAGTAGTTGCATTTGATGCAGATATGCATACAATATGCATACATCATAGGTTTCTAGGGATTTATGGAGTTAGCAATGTCATTGATGAGAATTTTGATTTGGTTGAGTGTCTGATGTCAAATATGCTGCATATGTATTATAAAGCTCTTTAGCACATAATTTGGATGAATGTGCTCttataagacattaaaaatatgcaatgaaaTTTCTTCACTAATTTTGATTAGTCTATTACGTTTCTATTATGAAAGGAGGAGTGTGTGAAGTGTGAACTGTGAGTTATGAAATAGTGGTACTTAGGTTGTATCGGTCATTTTTGTTATTGATCAGGATGGTTTGCCGACATTTCCTGATGTGGATGCCTTTGCATGCATTGAGGAAGAATTAGGACTATCCCTCGAATCTATCTACTCGACTATATCTCCATCACCCATAGCAGCAGCCAGTTTAGGCCAAGTTTACAAGGCTCGGCTGAAGTACTCTGGGAAACTTGTTGCCGTAAAGGTGCAACGCCCTGGTATAGAGGAAGCTATTGGATTGGATTTCTACCTTATAAGAGGCCTAGGGTTtcttataaataaatatgtgGATGTAATAACCACCAATGTTGTTGCACTTATTGACGAATTTGCACGGAGGGTATTTCAAGAGCTTAACTATGTGCAGGTTAGTTTTTCTGTGAAATATCTAAATTTGTATTCTAGTTGTAGCTAAGCACACATCTATTATCAATTTAAGCATCTTGGTTTTCCTTTTTCGAAGAAAGGCTAAACAAAAGTAAGTGGTGGACTATTTGCCTAATGCACAAGCAGAAGGTAAGAATGTATGACTGAGCCTTCTTTCTTTGTAAGATCTTAATCtggtgtgtgcctcaatcatcGATGGATTAAGAAGACATATTTGTAATCCAAGTCTTTTTTGTTTAGGATTGAGTGTTAATTTTGACAGGTTCCTGCAGGAGGGACAAAATGCAAGGAGGTTCAAAAAATTGTATGCTGACAAGCAGGATATTTTCGTCCCCGATGTTTTCTGGGACTACACAAGTGCTAAAGTACTAACAATGGAATGGGTTGATGGAGTCAAACTCAACGAGCAAGAAGCAATTGAGAAACAAGGATTAAAGGTCTTGGATTTGGTGAATGCCGGCATTCAGTGCAGCCTTAGACAACTACTTGAGTATGGATATTTCCATGCAGATCCTCATCCTGGGAATCTCTTGGCAACACCCGAGGGAAAGCTTGCTTTTCTAGATTTCGGGATGATGAGTGAGACACCAGAAGAAGCAAGATTTGCCATAATTGGTCATGTTGTTCACTTGGTTAACCGGGACTATGAGGCTATGGCTCGTGATTATTATGCTCTTGATTTCTTGTCAAGTGATGTTGATGTGTCTCCAATTGTACCGGCACTTCGCGACTTTTTCGATGATGCACTTAATTATACCGTGAGCGAGCTTAACTTCAAAACACTAGTGGATGGTCTGGGAAATGTTTTGTATCAATATCCATTTAATGGTAAGATCATTTATGCCTTTCAAGTTTCAATGTCTTATCATTTTAACTACAAATGTTAGACATGAAATGGTATAATCATTTATTTGGCAACTTCCATTTTCAATCTTGGAGGAGTGATATAGTTGTGGACTTATATGAAAACCAGCTGTTTGTTCCtgtcttcttgcaagtctaatCAGTTGCTTTTGTTTAATGTTTTCTTGGTCCCTTCCATTGACAGTGCCGGCATACTATGCATTAATATTGAGGTCTCTCACTGTCTTAGAAGGTTTAGCCCTTTATGCTGATCCGAATTTCAAGGTGCTTGCTGCTTCATACCCATATTTTGCTAAGAGGCTCCTAACAGACCCAAATCCCTATCTAAGAGATGCTCTTATTGAGTTGCTGTTCAAGGATGCAAAATTCAGGTTTGTAGTCTCCACTATTTTGATCTATCGTTGGTTGAATATGGTCATATATCCAATCATGTATTGCCACACTCAACAAAAGTAACTATTATTCAATAATAAGATGTTAGAATAATATAGCCATGTATTTTTCTGTGTTTAATTTCTTTGTCTCCTATATTAGTAGAATATTGTTTTATTACGTATGCTGGAATATTCATTGATCTAGTCTAGTGCAGATGGAATAGACTTGAAAACCTGCTAGCTCAAGGGAAGAAGGACCGGGATTTCTCGGCGAAAGAGGCTCTACAACCTGTTTTGAAGGTATTATTAAGTCCAGATGGTGAAGAGCTAAGGACTCTAGTAATCAAAGAGGCCGTTCGCGTATCCGAAGCTTTTACTATTGGCACTATTTCCTCAACATACCAGGCTCTTCCTGACTTTATGAGGAACCTTGTTTTCAATGCTAATGCCAATGGACCCCTTGCAATGTCAGAAACTGAATTGCAAAGTATGATAGAGCTAAGGGATCAAGTGATCAGGGTATGGGGACTTCTGCGAACCTCTAATGATTTCGAACCAACTCTTTTGCTACCAATACTACAGGTAAGATCTCAAGCTTGCCTCATCATTGTATTTCGgatactatttttcttttcgttcttttttatttttggacttGTGTCTTTTGGTGTCTTTACCATCTTTTATGTCATTATGATTGTTTACAATAAATTTGAAGGAGCAatcctttttctcttttggtAGAGAATTCTTATTTCATCGTTCTGTGAGACTCGAAGTAAGTTGGAGGAACATTACGAATATAGTCAATGAAATGGATatatagaaatagaaaaaatttgaaatttacttAGTACTTGTTCGAGTGATTTGTTCAATTGGATTTTCAATCAGTTTTTGGCTCTCATAGTAACTTTCTACATTAATATTTTACTATGAACAGGTCCTTCAGCAACCTGAGGCTCGCAGACTTGGGGGGCGTGTCGTGGGTGGTATCACTCAACGCCTTGCAGCACGCTTTCTCCAGCAAGTACTCCGAGTGCAAACATCATCGTCGTCGTAGATTTCGCATCACCGGAAAGTCTAGGTGAACGATTATTCATCCTGCTCTAGGCTATTTAAGAGTTTGTACTGATATGATCTTATTAATTAGTATTGATTTGGCTCTTGTCGAATGCAAGTtgcactttagagagtaaagtttAGTGTCCGAATCAGTTGATGAGAAAATCAATGGTTTTAGATTTGATTAGAAACTACATTAATAACGTGGAAATTTACATATTGTTGtctttatgtgaagttgatagttgaaaacCGTTAAATGATAGGTTAGCCAAACATATCAAATCTTTTAATagttctcaactatcaacttttcATGAAGACAACTGTATGCATATGAGCCAGATTATCTCGTGAACGATTCATATCATGCACTTGGGAGCCAGATTGCGAACCGGTCTATGATATTTTGTTGTAGCTTTTGCTAATATTTTTGTTGTCTCTTTATTTGGTCAGGTTATTGTGGACAGGGAACATAGAAGTTCATTCCTAACACTAAGGgggaaaaaaacaaagaaaagaaaggaaaaaaagaaagaagaaagtaagaagtTGATTCTTGTCAAAAttgtttgattttgttgtttgtatttttatatccTGGTCCAAAAAGGTGTATATATTACTCATCATTATTGATGTTGCATCATCTTGATCGGCATcaacaaataattataataattatatgataATAGAAATTCGCAAGAAAATTGCTCTTTGGTCCcttctttttttaaagaaaaaatatgttgtttttaagttttattttaacttGGACCCCTTTGCTgttataagaataagaataactATGATTTAATGCTGCCATTATGTATTCAAATTTCAAAGTATGGAGGCTTTAGCAGTACTGGCACAGTGACACTTAACTTGGATTCAAATAATTTATGTAATTGTGACCATTTGAAATATCTATTAAATCTGAGATTAGAGATGGAAAGATCAAAATTGTGTGAACACAATTTAAtgtcaaaaaaattatacaacaaTTTGCACAGGTAACATATTTTTAGTCACGTAGcaataatttcattttcacCCTTTTTTATGTTAGTTATTTGTTGGTTAAAATTGCTGTCATATAGCATGACTCAATTATGCAATAGAACAAGTATTTAAAtgaatatgtatttttaacacTAAAAAGGTAAGTACTAATATTGTGTTTGGAAGGGAGATTAAAACTGAAAGATTGAGACTAAATTAAGTCtttgtattgtgtttggtgtaaaatatattaaaatgagTTATGTCTCAGTATTATgttaatttaagataaatatggaGGTTTTTAGGGtaaatttagaatttgaaaagttaaatgaaggtatttttgaaaagaaatgttattaaaatttcaattcttTACGTCTCCAAAAAATCTCAAAGAAATGTTATTAAACATAATACTGAGTCTTAGTTTCTGTTTCAGTCGAGTCTTTAAAAACAAACACTACCTAAGTGTGCAAACTTGAAGCAATGAAGTATGGCTATGTCATTTTCTCTAAAGATTATGATGATCACACTCCAATCTTCTATTTCCACTATCCAAATCAATAGATGCATGACAGTAGTATCTAATTGGAGAAAACTTAGCTTGTACATAGTTTAAtcttaaaaacttaaaaagcaTAGTAAAAGTATGTGGGAGAGTTGAGAAGTATCTTTCAATATGATTGTACAAGAACTTCAACAACTACACTACAAGGAAGAAGGAGACAATGGATGAATCTCTCTCATATCATAATACATATAAAGAGAAGGTTCTTCCATGGGAAATTGCCAAAACATGTGTCTTCACCCTTCATTATTCTGCATTTCAGCAAGGCAGCAACACATGTATGAGTAGTGCCTTATGACGTATATTTGCATAGTCCTTGTGACAACTCAAAATGTTGTGTGCTTTATGACTGGGCAATGAGtgagttgaaaaaaaaattgttagaaactatcaaaatttattatttttagccaccacttagttattaatttaattttttttaaatctaataatctaacaatatattttatctcATATTTTTATACGACTATGTTACATGTAtaccaaaattaattactaaattaaaccacatatatatttgtacataaatatattggtgactgattttaatggctgattttagtatacgtatatcatttttactttttaatattgatggctaaataatgacaaaaaataataaattttaataattttttaacattcctcaaaaaaaaaaaggcatcaaatccactaaaaaaataaaaaaatactacttTCACATGAAAAATCAACcataaaattattcatatgtatttatgtataaatacatttgttgtttaatttatttttaatatgtagtTTATTTTTTCAACATGTATTCTAtgtaaataactaatttaataactaattttttatatataaatttaacatagttaaaatttagataaaGAACAGTctggaaaaaatatttttgctgTTTATAAAAAGCAGATCAACTTAGACATATGAATGATAGCATTAGGCTTTCTCACACCATGCAAGAAGAAGGATCCTGTGTCAGCATAAATCACTCCCTAATATCATTTTAATACATTACACTTTAATCAGTcccattttaaaattaatttctgcATTCAATCACCGAGTCTAGTACTCTAGTTCTCcaacttcttttttatttttatttttatttttttaaaaataaattagacaacCTCCAATTTTAAGCATTACATCACAAATTTACTCATATTACACAGTCACATAACCAACATTTAACGGTTTCTATCCACTACTTAGCCTTTGcataatttcaaattcaaatacaatATTAAGAGACACAATTTATTACTTGAACTAAAGTCTCAGCTGcctctatttattttatttttattgaacgCCTCTAATGGGTTGTACTATTCCCGTTAAAAAACGTAGATCGGGCTTTTCTTCACTGAAAAATTGTTTGAGGTCNNNNNNNNNNNNNNNNNNNNNNNNNNNNNNNNNNNNNNNNNNNNNNNNNNNNNNNNNNNNNNNNNNNNNNNNNNNNNNNNNNNNNNNNNNNNNNNNNNNNNNNNNNNNNNNNNNNNNNNNNNNNNNNNNNNNNNNNNNNNNNNNNNNNNNNNNNNNNNNNNNNNNNNNNNNNNNNNNNNNNNNNNNNNNNNNNNNNNNNNNNNNNNNNNNNNNNNNNNNNNNNNNNNNNNNNNNNNNNNNNNNNNNNNNNNNNNNNNNNNNNNNNNNNNNNNNNNNNNNNNNNNNNNNNNNNNNNNNNNNNNNNNNNNNNNNNNNNNNNNNNNNNNNNNNNNNNNNNNNNNNNNNNNNNNNNNNNNNNNNNNNNNNNNNNNNNNNNNNNNNNNNNNNNNNNTTAAATTATCTATTCGTAcataatatacaaaaaatattatttgtatattaaaattaattattaaaatcagccactttatatttgtgtataaatatatatgttgtgtaatttatttttaatatatattttatattaataattaattttaataactaattttaatatacatatagCATGTTCGTGTATATATATTGTATCGTGTGTTAGTTCATGTCTCACTAACCACATAATAAACATGTGTTATCATATTTATATCTTTGATAAACATGAAAAAAAGCCAAACACAACCTAAGTAACCTTGATGAACTATTTACAATACCGTATTACAATTTTGATAGAATTTTAGGGTACGTTAGTAAgcaagataattttttttttttgagaaaatatAACAAATCAATTCTTTATTACTTATTAGTCAACTTCAATcaattttctccttcttttctaaatttcttaaatccttGTTTTAGATAAAAGATTCCAAAAGCATTGCTCATTCCATAAGGGAAATACTTCTTTAATTTGGACCATAGCCATCGACGAAGAAACCAGATAATATTTTTACATTATATAATTGgtattataaattctaaaacaTTGATGGTCGGTCGATCATTTTAACAATGTCATATTCACAAATCATAATCTAACTACTAATATGAAATTCATCTTAGTGTTTATATCTAACTTCTTTTTGTTAGGAAATTTTATGTCGTCTAATCTGTTTTGGGGACTATATACATGTATATAAATTAAGTATAATCATACtagctattttatattttgatttatataagTTGATCTCATCGTTAGTTTAagtaataaaaagaataaactaaaattatttgttgatttgaatctaataaaaataaaattaatatttattttatttaaacttttaaaatttgatgagaACTAATAgttaaatataaatagaattttAGCATTTAGTAtaccaaaattattttgtaactttTATCCTATTAAAGAGTTATTATTCAGcctaaaataaagaattataaGATAGAaccaaattcttttaattatgtttataaATTTAGATACATGtctattttcatatatttttttatcgatTTAATATGGGTGGTTATAGAATTGTAAagtctaaaaattttaatatttttttatttgactaatattatttttttctttttttttcatcattaaaatttaagatttataatttaattatttatatataataaataggataatttactaaaataaataatttagcttctaattttaccaaaatacacattttacaaaatgaatatcaaaatgcatttttttataaactataTAAATTGGCTCATGGTTTACGAATGAACGTAAACCGTTTTTCGCAGATTACATTCGAAGTCAAACTGCATCTTATCTATTTATTCTAAATCGAATTATTCAAACATGAAAATTCTCAATCCAAATATATGCAATCCAAAGATTCAGAAAGAGCACCCCCAGATTTTGACCAACTACTAATTTGAAGAAGGAATGAACACAAAAGAAGGAATGAATGATGAAGTGAATGTAGCAAAGTATAAGCATCATCACCACGCACCTTCAAATCTTCAGATTCATCTTCAGCATAGGATAGTAGAAGATTTGGCGGCTACACATGTTCCCATGGGGAATGTGCCACGTGTCCTCTGTGGCCGGTAATGACGGTTGGGTCACTCGGTTATGCTCCTTAATTAAGGGACACGGAGGCCATGCTCCATGTATCTTTGTCTCCTGTCCCTAACTTAAATTCTTCGTGGGTCCCATTGCCTCCCTTCAATATCATGCATGTGCCTCTTCCTccattttcatttaattttcctCTTCTCTTAATACATATCATTATCATTTATTCACACACGAAAAAATTAGTAGTTTTGcaccaaaaaataaacaaaaatagtactaaaaattagttatcaaattaattattatatattattNNNNNNNNNNNNNNNNNNNNNNNNNNNNNNNNNNNNNNNNNNNNNNNNNNNNNNNNNNNNNNNNNNNNNNNNNNNNNNNNNNNNNNNNNNNNNNNNNNNNNNNNNNNNNNNNNNNNNNNNNNNNNNNNNNNNNNNNNNNNNNNNNNNNNNNNNNNNNNNNNNNNNNNNNNNNNNNNNNNNNNNNNNNNNNNNNNNNNNNNNNNNNNNNNNNNNNNNNNNNNNNNNNNNNNNNNNNNNNNNNNNNNNNNNNNNNNNNNNNNNNNNNNNNNNNNNNNNNNNNNNNNNNNNNNNNNNNNNNNNNNNNNNNNNNNNNNNNNNNNNNNNNNNNNNNNNNNNNNNNNNNNNNNNNNNNNNNNNNNNNNNNNNNNNNNNNNNNNNNNNNNNNNNNNNNNNNNNNNNNNNNNNNNNNNNNNNNNNNNNNNNNNNNNNNNNNNNNNNNNNNNNNNNNNNNNNNNNNNNNNNNNNNNNNNNNNNNNNNNNNNNNNNNNNNNNNNNNNNNNNNNNNNNNNNNNNNNNNNNNNNNNNNNNNNNNNNNNNNNNNNNNNNNNNNNNNNNNNNNNNNNNNNNNNNNNNNNNNNNNNNNNNNNNNNNNNNNNNNNNNNNNNNNNNNNNNNNNNNNNNNNNNNNNNNNNNNNNNNNNNNNNNNNNNNNNNNNNNNNNNNNNNNNNNNNNNNNNNNNNNNNNNNNNNNNNNNNNNNNNNNNNNNNNNNNNNNNNNNNNNNNNNNNNNNNNNNNNNNNNNNNNNNNNNNNNNNNNNNNNNNNNNNNNNNNNNNNNNNNNNNNNNNNNNNNNNNNNNNNNNNNNNNNNNNNNNNNNNNNNNNNNNNNNNNNNNNNNNNNNNNNNNNNNNNNNNNNNNNNNNNNNNNNNNNNNNNNNNNNNNNNNNNNNNNNNNNNNNNNNNNNNNNNNNNNNNNNNNNNNNNNNNNNNNNNNNNNNNNNNNNNNNNNNNNNNNNNNNNNNNNNNNNNNNNNNNNNNNNNNNNNNNNNNNNNNNNNNNNNNNNNNNNNNNNNNNNNNNNNNNNNNNNNNNNNNNNNNNNNNNNNNNNNNNNNNNNNNNNNNNNNNNNNNNNNNNNNNNNNNNNNNNNNNNNNNNNNNNNNNNNNNNNNNNNNNNNNNNNNNNNNNNNNNNNNNNNNNNNNNNNNNNNNNNNNNNNNNNNNNNNNNNNNNNNNNNNNNNNNNNNNNNNNNNNNNNNNNNNNNNNNNNNNNNNNNNNNNNNNNNNNNNNNNNNNNNNNNNNNNNNNNNNNNNNNNNNNNNNNNNNNNNNNNNNNNNNNNNNNNNNNNNNNNNNNNNNNNNNNNNNNNNNNNNNNNNNNNNNNNNNNNNNNNNNNNNNNNNNNNNNNNNNNNNNNNNNNNNNNNNNNNNNNNNNNNNNNNNNNNNNNNNNNNNNNNNNNNNNNNNNNNNNNNNNNNNNNNNNNNNNNNNNNNNNNNNNNNNNNNNNNNNNNNNNNNNNNNNNNNNNNNNNNNNNNNNNNNNNNNNNNNNNNNNNNNNNNNNNNNNNNNNNNNNNNNNNNNNNNNNNNNNNNNNNNNNNNNNNNNNNNNNNNNNNNNNNNNNNNNNNNNNNNNNNNNNNNNNNNNNNNNNNNNNNNNNNNNNNNNNNNNNNNNNNNNNNNNNNNNNNNNNNNNNNNNNNNNNNNNNNNNNNNNNNNNNNNNNNNNNNNNNNNNNNNNNNNNNNNNNNNNNNtatatataaatatatataatttaatttatttttaatatatatttatatttaaatatatattttaactaataattaattttagtgaccaattttagtgtacacataacattttaaaaataattattatacacTACAATAATTTCGGCAGATAGCGACAGAAATTTTACGACGATTTTATAAAACTGTTGCAAAACGGTAACTTGTGGCACATATAGCGGCGGTTATTGGTTGGGGCTTCAATCAAGACTACATTTAGCGGTAATTTTTCTCGAATCGCCGCTATATTTCAATCAAACTTGTATTTAGCAGCGTCTTTTCGAAAACCACCGTTATATGTACCGTTGGGTGAgttattgttttatattttgCGACGATTTTGTTTAAACCGCTGCAAAATGCGTATTACCATATATTGCAATGTTTTCTTTAATAATAACCATCTGGATATAATCTAGTTAAGTAAACACTACTATCTTAAACTACATATGTTTAAATCATTGTTACTTAAACTCGTAACACTTTTGCTACATTcgttttacttaaaaaaattcacaagttaaataaactatatatgttaactCATGTGAACAAATTtaccaataaaatttttttgtttactttattGACATTTAAATTTGCATTCAAACATGGatataaaattcataataactaaattcaaaattaattaatattttatcaaaattaaatactaaatagaataaaaatatttttatatgaaaaccaATCAATCATTTACATATTATCGTGGTTAATAGATTCAATAATGCTAACTGaccaacaaaatataatatttttggcaaatatttcactaattttaaatattaaagactaaattctaaatcttaataaatatttttagaaaatatttaatttttaataatttataaaaatatttataattatttttttatttataattaaatgtaCTCTTTATTGTACTCTTTATATACACTTGGATTAAATATAAATAGATGTAAATTAATTCG
This sequence is a window from Arachis duranensis cultivar V14167 chromosome 2, aradu.V14167.gnm2.J7QH, whole genome shotgun sequence. Protein-coding genes within it:
- the LOC107475475 gene encoding protein ACTIVITY OF BC1 COMPLEX KINASE 3, chloroplastic — encoded protein: MATVSAPLVSSPKPSSSSSSSSSYHASISFSKFTTKTNSFRPKRTITRTRSLTWLNPQQPRAALVEATPPPPPPTSAAPPPRPPQPSVKVLALPADRADDLQAEARAMARASNATLYTPELIASRYKSRPFKVVGRTFQILSALGTFALKLFIDQRNGTLDQNKRIRAIELRNIFTRLGPTFVKLGQGLSTRPDLCPPEYLEELSELQDGLPTFPDVDAFACIEEELGLSLESIYSTISPSPIAAASLGQVYKARLKYSGKLVAVKVQRPGIEEAIGLDFYLIRGLGFLINKYVDVITTNVVALIDEFARRVFQELNYVQEGQNARRFKKLYADKQDIFVPDVFWDYTSAKVLTMEWVDGVKLNEQEAIEKQGLKVLDLVNAGIQCSLRQLLEYGYFHADPHPGNLLATPEGKLAFLDFGMMSETPEEARFAIIGHVVHLVNRDYEAMARDYYALDFLSSDVDVSPIVPALRDFFDDALNYTVSELNFKTLVDGLGNVLYQYPFNVPAYYALILRSLTVLEGLALYADPNFKVLAASYPYFAKRLLTDPNPYLRDALIELLFKDAKFRWNRLENLLAQGKKDRDFSAKEALQPVLKVLLSPDGEELRTLVIKEAVRVSEAFTIGTISSTYQALPDFMRNLVFNANANGPLAMSETELQSMIELRDQVIRVWGLLRTSNDFEPTLLLPILQVLQQPEARRLGGRVVGGITQRLAARFLQQVLRVQTSSSS